The Candidatus Bathyarchaeota archaeon nucleotide sequence CTCGAAATAGAAACTCAATTTATCTTAAGGTAAGATTCTTTAAGCCTTATGATTTTTAAGCCCAGCTTCTCAGCATAGCTTCTTACATCATCCTGAAGTAGGTGTTTATCCTCTGTTAGGATATTCTCTGAGTTTATGATGGCTGTTGCTAGGTTCACCGCGTCTGAGGCGTAGAGGTTCAGTTCAATTTCAAGTTCTTTCGCCCTTTCAAGCAGGTCTTGTACAGGCACTGTCTTAATGAAGCCCAGTTCAGCCATCTCTCTGAGGATTTTATAGGCTTCAACTATCTTCCCCTTTGGGTATCCAGCCTTTACGAGGGCTCTCACAACCTCCAGGTATACCCATTCACATATGATTGGGCAGGTCTTTGATGATAAGGCCTCGTCTCTGAGCCTCAACGCTTCCCCTTCGTGCTCCTCTCCCTTTTTGAACCACTTCACTATCACAGAGGAGTCAACGCATACCCTAAGGCTCAAAGGACATCCTCTTCCTCATGGGATTCGATAACAGCCTCTGTCAAGCTAGGGGCCTCCTCCGTCGCCTCCCTAACCTCATCGAATCTTCTAATAAGCTCCCCAGCTTTGTGGGCTCTAATCAAAAGCTGTAATGCCTTCACGAAGGCCTCAGTCTTGGTGCGGAAGTAACCCTGCTCCACCAGCCTCTCCACCTCCCTAACAATCCCCTCATCAAGCTTCAAGTTAACCTGAACCCTAGCCAAGGTATACCACAGAAATAAAGATGATTAAGGTATATTATAAGGCTTTCCTCTCACGATAGATTAGTACCTAAGACATATATTATGATATCAAAAATCTTCTCCTTCGGCTAAATTCTTTTTAAAGAGGTAGAATCCTAATCTCCAAAATTTCTTCAGAGGCTGGAGTTCCTTGAGTTCTTTTTACTCAATTGAGATATCAAACCCGATAGCTATGACTGCATCGGAAATAAATTTCAAAATCGAGAAACTACACACTTGCATCTTCTTCTAATAATCTTAGCATCTCACTAACTGAAACTATTTTTATTCCTCTAAATTCTCCCAATAAAAGTAGGTGTTTATCTCCTGATACTATATAATCTGCTCTGCCGTCTTTGGCAGTTCTCAGTATTACATCATCTGGAGGATCTTCATTTATAATCTTGAATTTAGACCTTACACTGACAATTTTAGAGATGGCTCCCAAAACCCTGACAAAGGCGATT carries:
- a CDS encoding type II toxin-antitoxin system VapC family toxin, encoding MSLRVCVDSSVIVKWFKKGEEHEGEALRLRDEALSSKTCPIICEWVYLEVVRALVKAGYPKGKIVEAYKILREMAELGFIKTVPVQDLLERAKELEIELNLYASDAVNLATAIINSENILTEDKHLLQDDVRSYAEKLGLKIIRLKESYLKIN
- a CDS encoding putative toxin-antitoxin system toxin component, PIN family encodes the protein MKIVLDTNVLLSALIKSGKPRELIFKIADGKAQLILSRGILEEFLEVTEELKIRRYVDEGDIIAFVRVLGAISKIVSVRSKFKIINEDPPDDVILRTAKDGRADYIVSGDKHLLLLGEFRGIKIVSVSEMLRLLEEDASV